The following are encoded together in the Malaya genurostris strain Urasoe2022 chromosome 3, Malgen_1.1, whole genome shotgun sequence genome:
- the LOC131438600 gene encoding flexible cuticle protein 12-like, with translation MKAIIVFAVVVALALAAPLDDSKNAQILKYENDNIGVDGYKFAFETSDGHSRQEQAELKKLGDDVEALVVRGSYSFTAADGQVYTVNYIADENGFQPEGAHLPKA, from the exons ATGAAAGCCATCATCGTGTTCGCTGTCGTCGTTGCTTTGGCCCTTGCTGCTCCTCTCGATGATTCCAAGAATGCACAGATTCTGAAGTACGAGAACGACAACATTGGAGTCGATGGATACAAATTTGC CTTCGAAACGAGCGATGGTCACTCCCGTCAGGAACAAGCCGAACTGAAGAAACTGGGTGATGACGTCGAAGCCCTggtcgttcgtggttcgtactCGTTCACCGCCGCTGACGGACAAGTCTACACGGTGAACTACATCGCCGATGAGAACGGATTCCAGCCGGAAGGAGCCCATCTACCAAAGGCCTAG